The proteins below come from a single Epinephelus moara isolate mb chromosome 19, YSFRI_EMoa_1.0, whole genome shotgun sequence genomic window:
- the LOC126406566 gene encoding DELTA-sagatoxin-Srs1a-like — protein sequence MPHRACSVEINNNSGCYTLANPRVFTESGCCEIPLPPMVGPCSAGSALFNKTTGCATGSVGVFTYDLFNSEMNDYSHIMAVMYSVPYDRNLYSNWFAVGIFDRGNDCDYNLYDIMYNGSENNFARAKADGSCISYQGDYVMVSASMSDSHEAVLRVDVSDTDMY from the exons ATGCCTCATCGAGCCTGCTCTGTTGAGATTAACAACAACTCCGGCTGCTACACTCTCGCGAACCCCAG GGTGTTCACTGAGAGTGGCTGCTGTGAGATCCCTCTGCCACCCATGGTGGGTCCCTGCTCCGCTGGCAGCGCTCTGTTCAACAAGACCACCGGCTGTGCGACTGGCTCCGTTGGTGTCTTCACCTATGACCTTTTCAATTCTGAGATGAATGACTATAGCCACATCATGGCTGTCATGTACTCTGTGCCCTATGACCGAAACCTCTACTCCAACTGGTTTGCTGTGGGAATCTTTGACAGAGGCAACGACTGCGACTACAATCTGTATGATATCATGTATAATGGAAGTGAAAATAACTTTGCAAGAGCAAAGGCGGATGGCTCCTGCATTTCTTATCAGGGCGATTATGTTATGGTCAGTGCCTCCATGTCAGACTCACATGAGGCAGTCCTGAGGGTGGATGTCAGTGATACTGACATGTATTAA